The nucleotide window atttgtacaatttttctttcCCCTCACAGCTTCATTGCCTACTACACACGACCAACTCGGCAGAGAATTCCACCGAGGTTTTAACGAAATTCCTTGCAAATGTTAACCAGAATTTAGCCACACTTTACAACCGCGAGGTGCTCGCCAATTGGCAACTGGAGGTAAAAGGCCCCAATTATCTGTATGCTCTCCTGCAGTCAGAGTTGACTAGCGAAGAGATAATGAATTATGTGCAAAGCATAGCACCCAAGGTTACCAAGTTCAATCGCTTAAACATAGGCAATCCACAACAGCAACGTCAATTGTCACAGATACCCGAAAGAGGTTACGAAGCCCTGTCACCTGCGGATCTCAAATTAATGTACATTGTTACCAAAAATATGGGTGACATTTATAAGAATACGAAGCTTTGCTCTTACCACGATCGAAAGCAATGTAATTTAACCTTGATACCGTCGGTGCAGCATATTTTGCATAATAGTAATGATGTTGCTGAAATTGAGTATTACTGGTTGGAATGGCGTCGGAAGACTGGTATGCCCGCGAAGCAAGATTTTATGTCGTTTGTGGAGTTGTATAGGAAGACGGCGCAGTTGAACGgtaattttgattttagttaGTTTAATATGTGGAGGCAAAATTAATGTTCTGTGTTATAGGTTTCCCCACACCATCAGAATTCTGGTACAAGGATCTTGAAGAGAATAGCGCACAGACTGCTACACTATTGGAAAGTTTCATGCAACGCTTGCAACCGCTTTTCCAGGAATTCCATGCTCATGTCCGCGGAAAGTTGAGAAAGTTATATGGTGAAGAACTGATACCACGTGGTAAGCCATATCCCCAGAACCTCGCAGAGATTTTCATAGGAAATGCATTTCGTCGTGCCGATCCAGAATGGTACATCGAATTCCCTTACCCTGAAGTCGGTATGCCTAATATTACCTCTGGCCTATTGCGACGTGGTTTGAATAATGCGCAGCGTGTTTTCTGGAATGTGGCGGAGTACTTCCGCTCTATGGGCATGCCACAAATCGAAGAGTAAGTACTTAAAGCGCACGTAAAGGCTTACTGAACCTTTCTATGAATAATTGTAGCACTTTTTGGTCCCATAATGCACGCCCTAAAGCCGATTTGGACGAAGAAGAGTTGCGTTGTTGGCATAAAGCCTGGAAGTTTTATGGTATCAAGCGTGTTAACTTCTCATATTGCCCTCTCGTAGATGAAGAAAGATTCTTCAATATGTATGAGGCGCTAGCTGATGTCTATTACTATCGCGCTTATGATCAGCAGCCAACACTCTTTGCCGAGGAACCCTTTCCCAATTTCAGCGATGGTCTgggaaaaatgttttctttgtcAGCTTCGTCACCACGTTATCTGGAAAAGCTAAAAGTCTTAGAACGTGCTCGGGTGTCGAAAGAATTGAGAATTAATCGACTCTATTGGCAGGTGTGTgcagtaaaattttgtttctacaaaCAAACTAAATGTATCTTTTGGataaattgtaatgaaaatatatttccttaAATACAGGGTCTACGCACTATATTTCTGATTCCTGTCTTCTATGTTCTGGACCGTTATCGAGTCGATGTGCTTGATGAACGCTTAAATATTTCCGATAATTGTGCCTATTGGCAGCTGACCACGGACTTTACGGGCGCAGAGCCACCTGTGAGTAGAAGCAATGAAGATTTTGATGCACCAGCAAAGTTGCTGATAGAAGTGGACGATCAATATACTAGGTGGGTATGACAGtagtattattaatattttaatctaaATTTTTATAAGTAGTATGTTAATCACTTCTTATTTCAATACAGTCAAATAATGAGCACAGTGCTCCAATATCAGCTCTACCAACATTTCTGTGAAATCACTGGGCAATATAAGCCAAATGATGAAAACTATCCACTCGATTTATGTGATTTGTCCAATCAACGCCAAATCGGACCGCTAGTCATGTAAGcactcaatttatttaattatgtttattattatagtgATTTGCTTTAATAGGGAAGCAATGTCCCTGGGCTCGTCGAAATCTTATAAGGATATTCTACAAATAATGACAAAAGAGTCAGCCATAAACATGGATGGGCTGCTGGCCTATTTTCAACCGCTTTACGAATGGTTGGTGGAGCAAAACCGTTTAGATGATGTGGAAATCGGTTGGGAGCCAACAAGGAGTGAGTAATTTAAGCAAGagaagttgttttttttttttgtaaattattatttttttttgttattcttttcAGAATGTTCTTAAGAAAGCGTTgctgcaaaaattatttaacaatcaaaaaccatttttttgtgttttcgaaCTAAGGAAAGAATATTTAGTTCGCCGTACTATGTA belongs to Bactrocera dorsalis isolate Fly_Bdor chromosome 1, ASM2337382v1, whole genome shotgun sequence and includes:
- the LOC105232278 gene encoding angiotensin-converting enzyme: MKSLLIIIFLLHCLLHTTNSAENSTEVLTKFLANVNQNLATLYNREVLANWQLEVKGPNYLYALLQSELTSEEIMNYVQSIAPKVTKFNRLNIGNPQQQRQLSQIPERGYEALSPADLKLMYIVTKNMGDIYKNTKLCSYHDRKQCNLTLIPSVQHILHNSNDVAEIEYYWLEWRRKTGMPAKQDFMSFVELYRKTAQLNGFPTPSEFWYKDLEENSAQTATLLESFMQRLQPLFQEFHAHVRGKLRKLYGEELIPRGKPYPQNLAEIFIGNAFRRADPEWYIEFPYPEVGMPNITSGLLRRGLNNAQRVFWNVAEYFRSMGMPQIEDTFWSHNARPKADLDEEELRCWHKAWKFYGIKRVNFSYCPLVDEERFFNMYEALADVYYYRAYDQQPTLFAEEPFPNFSDGLGKMFSLSASSPRYLEKLKVLERARVSKELRINRLYWQGLRTIFLIPVFYVLDRYRVDVLDERLNISDNCAYWQLTTDFTGAEPPVSRSNEDFDAPAKLLIEVDDQYTSQIMSTVLQYQLYQHFCEITGQYKPNDENYPLDLCDLSNQRQIGPLVMEAMSLGSSKSYKDILQIMTKESAINMDGLLAYFQPLYEWLVEQNRLDDVEIGWEPTRKCS